From the genome of Haloarcula taiwanensis:
CGGGTCGAGCGGATGCGTTGCGGTGTAGATGTGGACGCTCGGCCCGAGCAGGCAATCGTCGCCGATATCCACCCGGCAGACGTCCAGCACGACGCAGTCGAAGTTCGCGTAGAAGCCCTCGCCGACGTGGATATGCTCGCCGTAATCACACCGGAACGGCGGTTCGACGTGACAGTCCGGGCCGACCGAGCCGAACAAATCCTCGATGAGCGCCTGTCTGGTGTCGGTCTCCGACGGGTCGGTCCGGTTGTACTCCCGAGTGAGCGCGTTCGCATGCTCGCGGGCAGCGACGAGTTCCGGGTCGCTCGCGTCGTAGCGTTCGCCCGCGAGCATCTTCTCCTTTTCAGAGGGCATCCCGACTGACCTCCGGAGCGGTACCGCGACGCCGCTGTGCAATCATGTCCGACAGTTGACTGGCCCGACCAAGAGGCGTTTCGGTTGACCGTTGGGAGTCAGTGCGGGGACTCGTCCCCGGAACGGATTTATAATCGACCGTCGCCTACCATGATTCGTGAACCGCACGGCAGCGCTCGACGCAGTCGTCTTCGGTGTCGACATCCAGAGCGGCGACGTACGCGGCGACGCGCCGTCGTACGCGCTGGTGGTCTTCGACGGGGAATCAGTCGAGCGGGACGTGGTCTCGCGGCGGAAGCTCCGCCGGCGCATCGAGGACGAAGAGCCGGCTATCGTCGCGACGGACAACATGTACGAGCTCGCCGAGGACAAGGACGCCCTGATCCACGTCCTGGGCTCGCTCCCGGACGAGACGAAACTGGTGCAGGTGACCGGCGACGAGCGGCCCGAACCGCTGTCGCGGGTCGCCAAGCGCCACGGCGTCCCCTACGGCAAGGACCCGATGGAGGAAGCCGAGGCCGCGGCACGGCTGGCCGCCGCGAACGTCGGCCAGGAGGTGTCCGCCTTCACCGACACGACGGAGGTGAAGGTCTCGCGGGGCCGCTCGACCGGAAAAGGGGGATGGTCAGAAGACCGCTACACGCGACGCATTCACGGCGCGGTCAAGAAACGCGCCCGCGAGGTCGAGTCCGAACTCGACGCTGCCGGCCTGGAATACGAGCGGGACGTGACCGAGAAGTACGGCGGCTTCTCCAACGCCGTGTTTCAGGTGTCGGCTCGACCGCAGGACATTCCGGTGTCGAGAGCACGGTCGGGCGACACGCGCGTCGAAATCGAGCGCCAGCGACGTGACGGCATCGAGTTCAAGCCGCTGGCGAAACGGCGCGACCACGTCATCGTCGGCGTCGACCCCGGGACGACGACGGCCGTTGCCATCGTCTCCCTCGACGGCACTGTGCTGGACGTGTACTCCTCGCGGACCGACGACACCGCTGCGACGACGGAGTGGATTATCGAGCGCGGTCGGCCCGTCGTCGTCGCCGCCGACGTGACGCCGATGCCGGAAACCGTCGAGAAACTCCGGCGCTCATTTAGCGCCGCGGGCTGGGAGCCAGACACCGACCTCCCGGTCGACGAGAAGAAACACCGGACCCGCGAGGAGGCCTACGACAACGACCACGAGCGCGACGCGATGGCCGCCGCGCTCTACGCGTTCGACCACCACGCCGACCAGTTCGAGCGCGTCGCAGGCAAGGTCCCGCCGCAGTACGATGTGGGACCGGTCGTCGACCGCGTCGTCGCCGGCGAGGAGAGTGTCGAGACGGTGCTGCGGGACCTCGAAGACGACGACGGCGAGGACGAGGAGGCTACGGCGCACGAACCGCGGGAACTCACCGACGACGAGAAGGAGATCAAGCGGCTGAACGCCCGCATCGAGCGGCTCGAATCGCACGTCGACGACCTCAAAGAGACGATCAAGCGCAAGGACGAGCAGCTCTCTGAGAAGGACAAACAACTGGAGAAAGCCCGCAGCGAAGGCCGACGCGAGGTCCGGAAGGACCGCGAGGTGACGCGGCTCCAGCGGCGCAACGAAGCCCTCGAACGGAAGGTCGAGGAGGAACAGGAGAAGCGGGAGACGCTGGCCGACAAGCTCGACCGACTGAAGGCGCTGTGGAAGCTCGACCACTCGAACTTCGCCGACGTATCGGAGAAGCAGGAGGGACTGACCCCGGTCAAGGTGGTCGAACAGTTCACGAGAGATGCCATCGCCGACGCCGACGAGCGATTTGGCCTCGTTGAGGACGACATCGTCATGTTTCGGGATGCCTCGGGCGCGGGCCGGTCGACGGCCCAGCAACTGGCGGATATCGACCCGAAAATCGTGCTCCGGAACGGGAACCTCTCTGACATCGCCGATCAGGTGCTGTTCGACAACGATATTCCCGTCGCACCGGCAGAGCTAGTCACCGTGCAGGAAGTCGACGAACTGGCCGTCGCCCGCGAAGGCGAGATCAAGGCGGCAATCGAGGACTGGGAAG
Proteins encoded in this window:
- a CDS encoding acetyltransferase — encoded protein: MPSEKEKMLAGERYDASDPELVAAREHANALTREYNRTDPSETDTRQALIEDLFGSVGPDCHVEPPFRCDYGEHIHVGEGFYANFDCVVLDVCRVDIGDDCLLGPSVHIYTATHPLDPDERRSGVEYGKPVSIGDNVWVGGQAVINPGVTIGDDAVIGSGAVVTDDVPAGVVVQGNPASVVREIED